A stretch of the Hippocampus zosterae strain Florida chromosome 16, ASM2543408v3, whole genome shotgun sequence genome encodes the following:
- the LOC127588540 gene encoding solute carrier family 22 member 4-like — translation MQHYDRSVGFLGTWGRFQLIVFFLLCFTILPNGMGSFSFVFLTDTPRHRCRIPEANLSLEWQQAAVPLEVADGELQPSRCRRYRLDVLRNLSAGGLLPGRDVNLSSVQQEDCVDGWVYSTEIYQSTVVSQYDLVCGHRWKQPLTATIFFLGVLGGSLISGVISDKFGRKPVLFTSIIIQAVFTLVQIAAPSWEVFCFFLFCNGLGSNSNYMSGYVMGTEILTGNARAVYSSMGVCLGFALGYMMLPLFAYFIRTWQMLLVAIGVPCLICIPLWWVLPESPMWLLSQGRVTEAEAIVRKAAKMNRVVAPEKIFDDSKSQAGEERPVERYTVSDLLRKRSTIMTTSLLCWVWFSMSTCYYGLSLNTSQLHSDPYISCFLSALVEVPAYLSCSLAIRYLPRRMAVLGVFLIMGLALFSIQLVPQSILGVAVALEMLGKFVATGGTSLLYVFTAELYPTSLRNTASGLCLMLSRTGSCIAPFIIQLNIFFKYVSYTTLSILAMLSILATLFLPESFGHPLPETLQHMQKRQRVTFPNICGQKNSKPIKVCESRL, via the exons ATGCAGCACTATGATCGCAGTGTGGGCTTTCTGGGAACGTGGGGCCGCTTCcagctgattgtttttttcttgctctGCTTCACTATCCTGCCCAACGGGATGGGTTCCTTCTCGTTTGTGTTCCTCACCGATACGCCCCGACACCGATGCCGGATCCCCGAGGCTAACCTCAGTCTGGAGTGGCAGCAGGCTGCAGTACCTTTGGAG GTGGCGGACGGGGAGCTGCAGCCAAGCCGCTGTCGCCGCTACAGGTTGGACGTGCTCCGCAACCTGTCAGCCGGCGGGCTGCTGCCGGGCCGCGACGTCAACCTGAGCAGTGTCCAACAGGAGGACTGTGTCGACGGCTGGGTCTACAGCACCGAGATCTATCAGTCCACCGTGGTCTCCCag TACGACTTGGTGTGTGGCCACCGTTGGAAACAACCCTTAACCGCCACCATTTTCTTCCTGGGGGTCCTGGGAGGGTCCTTGATCTCCGGAGTGATCTCTGACAA GTTTGGCCGTAAACCGGTGTTGTTCACCAGCATAATCATTCAGGCCGTGTTCACGCTGGTCCAGATTGCCGCGCCATCTTGGGAGGTGTTctgcttttttctcttttgcaacGGTCTTGGCAGTAACTCCAACTACATGTCCGGCTACGTGATGG GCACAGAAATCCTCACGGGCAACGCTCGGGCAGTTTACTCATCGATGGGGGTGTGTCTGGGCTTCGCCTTGGGCTACATGATGCTACCCCTCTTCGCTTACTTCATTCGAACTTGGCAAATGCTGCTGGTGGCCATCGGAGTGCCGTGTCTCATCTGCATTCCCCTTTGGTG GGTACTCCCAGAATCTCCCATGTGGCTGCTGTCTCAAGGTCGAGTGACGGAAGCCGAGGCCATCGTGAGAAAAGCCGCCAAGATGAACCGAGTGGTCGCACCGGAGAAGATCTTTGACGATTCCAAGTCGCAA GCGGGCGAGGAGAGGCCAGTGGAGCGCTACACCGTCTCAGACCTACTGAGGAAAAGAAGCACTATCATGACAACCAGCCTCCTTTGCTGGGTGTG GTTCAGCATGAGCACCTGCTACTACGGCCTGTCCCTGAACACGTCACAGCTCCACTCGGATCCGTACATCAGCTGCTTCCTATCTGCCTTGGTGGAAGTTCCGGCGTACTTGAGCTGCAGTTTGGCCATACGATACCTGCCGCGGCGCATGGCCGTTCTAGGCGTCTTCCTCATTATGGGCCTGGCGCTCTTTTCCATCCAGCTGGTGCCTCAGA GCATCTTGGGTGTGGCCGTGGCCTTGGAGATGCTGGGTAAGTTTGTCGCCACGGGAGGAACGTCGCTGCTGTACGTCTTCACGGCCGAGCTGTACCCGACAAGCCTGAGGAACACGGCATCCGGGCTCTGCCTCATGTTGTCACGAACGGGAAGCTGCATCGCGCCCTTTATCATACAGCTGA ACATCTTCTTCAAGTACGTGTCTTATACCACCCTGAGCATTCTGGCCATGCTGTCAATCCTGGCCACACTCTTCCTACCGGAGAGTTTTGGACATCCGCTCCCAGAGACGCTTCAACATATGCAAAAGAGGCAAAG AGTGACTTTTCCAAATATCTGCGGACaaaaaaactccaaaccaaTAAAGGTCTGCGAAAGCCGGCTGTGA
- the alox5ap gene encoding arachidonate 5-lipoxygenase-activating protein — protein sequence MEYKVVENIYLLVIVTLVSVLQNAFFALKVEKECNTPAFERVSCAKRNCMDAYATFLALMWCAGLCLSQAPAAFAGVVYVLVRHKYFLGYMGQSSQSTPGYLFGKRMLFFLMLMSVLGIVNYLVARYCGSDYNKDMLETLTKAASALLLIP from the exons ATGGAGTACAAGGTGGTGGAGAACATCTACCTGCTGGTGATTGTCACTCTGGTCAGCGTGCTACAGAATG CTTTCTTTGCCCTCAAAGTGGAGAAGGAGTGCAACACGCCTGCTTTCGAACGAGTATCCTGCGCAAA GCGGAACTGTATGGACGCCTATGCCACCTTCCTTGCACTCATGTGGTGCGCCGGCCTGTGCCTCAGCCAAG CTCCAGCTGCATTCGCCGGCGTGGTGTACGTGTTGGTGCGTCACAAATACTTTTTGGGCTACATGGGACAAAGCTCACAGAG TACTCCGGGCTACCTGTTTGGCAAACGCATGTTGTTCTTCTTGATGCTGATGTCCGTGCTGGGAATTGTCAACTACCTGGTGGCGCGCTACTGCGGGAGCGACTACAATAAAGATATGCTGGAGACCCTCACCAAGGCCGCCTCCGCATTGCTGCTCATCCCATAG
- the LOC127587956 gene encoding mesenteric estrogen-dependent adipogenesis protein-like isoform X1 — MRKEQPFKRERITVTELHHFLLRPPNGFSVESTPLHTVIRGDPDSSLLLADPCDTSAGRVVFHGSLGRIIKVTDLWQYSNFRGNLLSKNMYMLVATCMPESAEVVKRYVVCLRGADQMVRWHMERGLNWAISSVAGESYEVEVDLTDALNTWATRNVAGTRPQWLDASFTLKYHSDALFDFPHWLGFSKRKFKLQLS, encoded by the exons AtgagaaaagaacaaccattcaaacGGGAGAGGATCACAGTGACTGAGCTTCACCACTTTCTCCTACGACCCCCAAACGGCTTTTCGGTGGAAAGCACCCCACTCCACACAGTCATCCGCGGGGACCCCGACAGCAGCCTGCTGCTGGCCGACCCCTGCGACACGTCCGCGGGCCGCGTAGTCTTCCACGGATCACTGGGCAG GATCATCAAAGTGACAGACTTGTGGCAGTACAGCAACTTCCGGGGGAACCTGctgtccaaaaacatgtatatgCTGGTGGCCACGTGTATGCCTGAAAGCGCAG AGGTTGTAAAGCGCTACGTCGTGTGCCTGCGCGGTGCTGACCAGATGGTCCGATGGCACATGGAGCGGGGTCTGAACTGGGCCATCTCGTCAGTGGCGGGTGAGAGCTACGAAGTGGAA GTGGACCTGACCGACGCATTGAACACGTGGGCAACCCGCAACGTAGCTGGAACCAGACCGCAGTGGCTTGACGCCTCCTTCACGTTAAAGTACCACTCGGATGCACTCTTTGACTTCCCGCACTGGCTGGGTTTCAGCAAGAGGAAGTTTAAG TTGCAGCTGTCCTGA
- the LOC127587956 gene encoding uncharacterized protein LOC127587956 isoform X2 — MRKEQPFKRERITVTELHHFLLRPPNGFSVESTPLHTVIRGDPDSSLLLADPCDTSAGRVVFHGSLGRIIKVTDLWQYSNFRGNLLSKNMYMLVATCMPESAEVVKRYVVCLRGADQMVRWHMERGLNWAISSVAGGPDRRIEHVGNPQRSWNQTAVA; from the exons AtgagaaaagaacaaccattcaaacGGGAGAGGATCACAGTGACTGAGCTTCACCACTTTCTCCTACGACCCCCAAACGGCTTTTCGGTGGAAAGCACCCCACTCCACACAGTCATCCGCGGGGACCCCGACAGCAGCCTGCTGCTGGCCGACCCCTGCGACACGTCCGCGGGCCGCGTAGTCTTCCACGGATCACTGGGCAG GATCATCAAAGTGACAGACTTGTGGCAGTACAGCAACTTCCGGGGGAACCTGctgtccaaaaacatgtatatgCTGGTGGCCACGTGTATGCCTGAAAGCGCAG AGGTTGTAAAGCGCTACGTCGTGTGCCTGCGCGGTGCTGACCAGATGGTCCGATGGCACATGGAGCGGGGTCTGAACTGGGCCATCTCGTCAGTGGCGG GTGGACCTGACCGACGCATTGAACACGTGGGCAACCCGCAACGTAGCTGGAACCAGACCGCAGTGGCTTGA